A single Anaeromusa acidaminophila DSM 3853 DNA region contains:
- a CDS encoding nitroreductase family protein, which translates to MAVRTSRTSEEASVSIAEQCCIACGLCVKVCGMTLRMENGKVAIQPDQGFGCIGCGQCLAVCPQDCISLYGRTLRVEDRISFDKLVPQSSFEELQSLFLRRRSTRLFLEREVVEETVEKILAAASAAPMGLPPSDVSVLILRGREKVREFAFDFVEFMEKRRWLFAPPISWLLRPFISKETAEMMEDFMQPLLAQAITAKEQGQDAILYGAPLAMLFQNSAYSDPADASVAATYAMLAGEALGLGTCMIGTVAPMLRHAPALQKKYGILPNRKDGLMVIFGYPQVQYLRGIKRTFAQVNYW; encoded by the coding sequence ATGGCCGTTCGCACTAGCCGGACCTCGGAAGAAGCGTCAGTATCTATTGCTGAACAATGCTGTATTGCGTGCGGTCTCTGTGTCAAAGTTTGCGGTATGACCTTGCGGATGGAAAACGGCAAGGTGGCAATACAGCCTGATCAAGGTTTTGGATGCATTGGCTGCGGTCAGTGTTTGGCGGTATGTCCTCAAGACTGCATTTCTTTGTATGGGCGGACTTTGCGAGTAGAGGACCGGATTTCTTTTGACAAACTGGTTCCTCAGAGTAGTTTTGAAGAATTACAATCTTTGTTTTTGCGACGGCGTAGTACACGGTTGTTTTTGGAGCGCGAGGTAGTCGAAGAGACTGTAGAAAAGATTTTGGCAGCGGCATCTGCCGCTCCTATGGGATTGCCTCCTTCGGATGTGAGTGTGCTGATTCTGCGCGGCAGAGAAAAAGTCAGGGAATTTGCTTTTGATTTTGTTGAGTTCATGGAAAAGCGCCGTTGGCTGTTTGCGCCGCCGATTTCCTGGTTGCTGCGTCCGTTCATAAGCAAGGAGACGGCGGAAATGATGGAGGATTTTATGCAGCCGCTCCTTGCGCAGGCAATAACTGCCAAAGAGCAAGGGCAGGATGCTATTCTATATGGCGCGCCATTGGCGATGTTGTTTCAGAACTCTGCCTACTCCGATCCGGCGGATGCTTCCGTTGCCGCAACGTACGCTATGTTGGCCGGTGAAGCTTTAGGTCTGGGAACCTGTATGATTGGCACAGTGGCTCCTATGCTGCGCCATGCACCGGCGCTGCAGAAAAAATATGGCATTTTACCTAATCGCAAGGACGGACTGATGGTCATCTTTGGGTATCCTCAGGTGCAATACTTGCGGGGGATCAAGCGAACTTTTGCTCAAGTGAATTATTGGTGA
- a CDS encoding STAS domain-containing protein, with product MQYQITETNSQTTIDLSGKLYIQDIEQLRCDLVQYLEKGSKWLTVNLAEVTYIDSSGLSLFVMLHKCVEQLHGGLTLLGAHGMVKEIFTRTRLDKLLKVS from the coding sequence ATGCAATATCAAATTACAGAAACCAATTCTCAAACAACAATTGATTTGTCCGGCAAGCTATATATTCAAGATATTGAACAGCTCCGTTGCGACCTTGTACAATATCTCGAAAAAGGCTCCAAATGGTTAACAGTCAACCTTGCAGAGGTTACCTATATAGATAGTTCAGGCTTAAGTCTTTTCGTGATGCTTCACAAATGCGTCGAGCAGCTCCATGGAGGACTAACTCTGCTTGGCGCTCACGGCATGGTCAAAGAGATTTTTACGCGCACCCGTTTAGACAAGTTGCTAAAAGTTAGCTAA
- a CDS encoding N-acyl-D-amino-acid deacylase family protein gives MRILIKGGLLVDGTGAPAVVGDVLVEQDRIIHVGGSYEGNYDQCINAQNRVVAPGFIDTHSHSDLQVLLEPHVPPKVRQGVTTEVLGQDGISMAPLPLRNISSWRKNLAGLEGDSEEIDWKYETTEGYLQLLENSGVGLNECYLVPHGNVRMEAMGLDNRPPTSQELQCMCDIVSREMESGAYGLSTGLIYTPCAYAQTEELIALCRTVAKKDGVFVVHQRSEADAILESMQEVLAIGRASGVRIHFSHFKVCGKKNWGTIEAVLALLDEAKAEGLHVSFDQYPYVAGSTMLGVILPPWAHDGGTDRLLKRLAEPALRKIMVRDMEHGLPGWDNFIDFAGLDQIFVTSVKTQKNENVIGKNLVEIGRMHGKDPYEAVFDLLLQEENAVGMVDFYGTEEHVKTFLNRPEQNVCTDGLLSGKPHPRVFGAFPRVLGKYVREENVLSLEAAIRKMTAKPAEVFGLKQRGLLCEGYYADIVVFDPATIKDKGDYVNPSQYPEGIDHVLVNGVLAVSKDWQEEALPGRVLRKGR, from the coding sequence ATGCGCATCCTTATCAAAGGCGGTCTGCTTGTGGACGGAACCGGTGCTCCGGCAGTTGTTGGCGATGTGCTGGTGGAGCAGGACCGTATTATTCACGTCGGGGGAAGCTATGAAGGCAACTATGATCAATGCATTAATGCGCAAAACCGAGTAGTTGCGCCAGGCTTTATTGATACGCATAGTCATTCGGACCTGCAAGTCCTTTTAGAACCGCATGTGCCGCCTAAGGTCCGGCAGGGCGTTACCACGGAGGTGCTGGGACAGGACGGTATCTCCATGGCGCCGTTGCCTCTGCGCAATATTAGTTCATGGCGCAAAAATTTGGCTGGCTTAGAAGGGGACAGCGAGGAGATTGACTGGAAGTATGAGACAACGGAAGGTTATTTGCAGTTATTGGAAAACAGCGGTGTGGGGCTGAATGAATGCTATTTGGTGCCGCACGGCAATGTTCGTATGGAGGCCATGGGGTTGGATAATCGGCCGCCGACATCGCAGGAACTGCAATGCATGTGCGATATTGTTAGCCGCGAAATGGAGTCAGGCGCATACGGGTTGTCCACTGGCTTGATTTATACTCCCTGCGCTTACGCTCAAACAGAAGAACTTATTGCTCTTTGTAGAACGGTGGCGAAAAAAGACGGTGTTTTTGTGGTGCATCAACGCAGCGAAGCCGATGCCATTTTGGAATCTATGCAAGAGGTGCTTGCTATTGGGCGGGCTTCTGGAGTTCGGATTCATTTTTCGCACTTTAAGGTCTGTGGAAAAAAGAATTGGGGTACGATAGAAGCGGTGTTGGCTCTCTTGGATGAGGCGAAAGCAGAAGGGCTGCACGTTTCGTTTGACCAGTATCCTTATGTAGCGGGAAGTACGATGCTGGGGGTGATTTTGCCGCCTTGGGCGCATGACGGAGGGACGGATAGACTTCTGAAACGTTTGGCCGAGCCGGCGCTGCGCAAGATTATGGTGCGCGATATGGAGCATGGGCTGCCGGGATGGGATAATTTTATTGATTTTGCCGGTTTAGATCAGATTTTTGTGACCAGTGTAAAAACCCAAAAGAATGAAAACGTGATTGGCAAAAATCTTGTGGAAATCGGTCGCATGCACGGAAAAGATCCCTATGAGGCGGTATTTGACTTGCTGTTGCAAGAGGAAAACGCTGTCGGTATGGTTGATTTTTATGGTACAGAAGAGCATGTGAAGACGTTTTTAAATCGGCCAGAGCAGAATGTTTGCACAGACGGATTGCTCAGCGGGAAACCGCATCCTCGCGTGTTTGGTGCGTTTCCGCGGGTGTTGGGAAAGTACGTGCGAGAAGAAAACGTGCTTTCGTTAGAGGCGGCTATTCGCAAAATGACTGCGAAACCGGCGGAAGTGTTTGGATTAAAGCAGCGCGGCCTTTTATGCGAAGGCTATTATGCCGATATTGTCGTCTTTGATCCAGCTACTATTAAGGACAAAGGAGATTATGTAAATCCTTCGCAATATCCAGAAGGGATAGATCATGTTTTGGTTAACGGTGTTTTGGCTGTAAGCAAGGACTGGCAGGAAGAAGCGCTGCCTGGGCGGGTTTTGCGAAAAGGACGTTGA
- a CDS encoding YgeY family selenium metabolism-linked hydrolase, which yields MLTDERLEQLIGLCQNLIRQSSYSGEEEEVAALLKQVFSDLGYDEVFTDSYGNVIGCIRGNQPGKRILLDAHIDTVPVPDAGSWQQQPFGGERIDGKIYGRGASDMKGALSAMVAAAAYFAADTQREFAGDIFVAGVVHEECFEGVAARKISEKVCPNYVVIGEASELNLKIGQRGRAEIVVETFGKPAHSANPQQGLNAVYKMTEVIQRIRQLPLTTHDVLGNGILELTDIKSSPYPGASVVPDYCRATYDRRVLVGESKEDVLRPIQQLLAEMGQEDPQLTANAFYAQGSEACYTGNRIEGERFFPGWLEAEQDAYVQAAYQGLREAGLEPQLTHYSFCTNGSHYAGEAKIPTVGFGPSRENLAHTIDEHIEIEQLRKAAEGYYGIIKSVLK from the coding sequence ATGCTTACGGATGAACGCCTGGAGCAACTGATAGGTTTGTGCCAGAATCTGATTCGGCAGTCAAGCTATTCTGGTGAAGAAGAAGAAGTGGCGGCATTGCTGAAACAGGTTTTCTCTGATTTAGGGTATGACGAGGTTTTTACGGATAGCTATGGAAATGTCATTGGCTGTATTCGCGGCAACCAGCCAGGAAAACGAATTTTACTGGATGCGCATATTGATACTGTGCCGGTGCCGGATGCTGGAAGCTGGCAGCAGCAACCTTTCGGCGGTGAACGGATTGATGGGAAAATTTATGGGCGCGGCGCCAGCGACATGAAGGGGGCTCTTAGCGCCATGGTGGCGGCGGCAGCCTACTTTGCCGCTGACACGCAGCGCGAGTTTGCCGGTGATATTTTTGTAGCTGGTGTAGTGCACGAAGAATGTTTTGAAGGCGTGGCTGCAAGGAAGATCAGCGAGAAAGTGTGCCCGAATTATGTGGTGATTGGGGAAGCCTCGGAATTGAATTTGAAAATCGGCCAGCGGGGGCGAGCGGAAATTGTAGTCGAAACCTTTGGCAAGCCAGCCCATTCGGCCAATCCTCAGCAGGGGCTCAATGCCGTATATAAAATGACGGAAGTGATTCAGCGCATCCGGCAATTGCCTCTGACAACCCATGACGTACTAGGTAACGGTATTTTAGAACTGACTGATATAAAATCCTCGCCCTATCCGGGAGCGTCGGTGGTTCCTGATTATTGCCGAGCTACGTATGATCGAAGAGTGCTTGTGGGTGAAAGCAAGGAAGACGTACTGCGGCCAATTCAGCAGTTGCTTGCCGAGATGGGGCAGGAAGACCCGCAGCTTACGGCCAACGCATTTTATGCGCAAGGGAGCGAAGCGTGCTATACGGGAAACCGTATTGAAGGGGAACGCTTTTTTCCGGGCTGGTTGGAGGCGGAGCAGGATGCATACGTACAGGCTGCCTATCAAGGCTTGCGGGAAGCCGGACTGGAGCCGCAATTAACGCATTATTCGTTTTGTACCAACGGCAGTCATTATGCAGGAGAAGCTAAGATTCCTACTGTCGGATTTGGTCCTTCAAGGGAAAATTTAGCTCATACTATTGATGAACATATTGAAATTGAGCAGCTGCGGAAGGCGGCAGAAGGTTACTATGGGATTATCAAATCAGTTTTGAAATAA
- the dpaL gene encoding diaminopropionate ammonia-lyase produces MESAIQWAANEMKKWPGEKSSTAVFAAQEIAKVRQFHASIPSYTPTPLRSLRHLAAALGLGGIYVKDESYRFGLNAFKVLGGSYAMAQYLTRKVGKRLEAMTFAQLISRDMREKLGDLTFATTTDGNHGRGVAWTAKMLQQKAVVYMPKGSSAQRLENIRAEGATAYITELNYDEAVRMTADKAKQNGWIVVQDTAWEGYEEIPGWIMQGYGTMAAEALEQLHDLHVSAPTHVFMQAGVGSVAGAVQGYLAATLPECLPRTVVVEASQAACLYRSVRLGDGKPHAVGGAMNTIMAGLACGEPNIGAWEMLRDYSDFFFSCPDWVAAKGMRTLGNPLAEDKRIISGESGAAPLGLLATLMQATDLAAAKAALGLNEQSHVLLFSTEGDTDPEQYRRIVWDGEYPSYEK; encoded by the coding sequence ATGGAAAGTGCGATTCAATGGGCCGCGAATGAGATGAAAAAATGGCCGGGAGAGAAAAGTTCAACTGCGGTGTTTGCAGCGCAGGAAATTGCCAAAGTGCGTCAATTTCACGCTAGCATTCCATCGTATACGCCAACTCCGCTGCGCTCCTTGCGGCATTTAGCGGCAGCCTTAGGCCTGGGCGGAATCTATGTCAAAGATGAATCGTATCGTTTTGGTCTTAACGCGTTTAAGGTGCTGGGAGGATCTTATGCCATGGCCCAGTATTTGACCCGGAAAGTGGGGAAGCGTCTAGAAGCGATGACGTTTGCGCAGCTGATTTCACGGGACATGCGGGAGAAACTGGGCGATCTTACCTTTGCAACGACAACTGATGGCAATCATGGCCGAGGCGTGGCTTGGACGGCAAAAATGTTGCAGCAAAAAGCCGTTGTCTATATGCCGAAAGGTTCTTCGGCGCAGCGTTTGGAAAACATTCGCGCCGAAGGGGCAACTGCTTATATTACAGAATTGAACTATGATGAGGCTGTTCGGATGACAGCGGATAAAGCAAAACAAAATGGGTGGATTGTAGTGCAGGATACGGCTTGGGAAGGTTATGAAGAAATTCCCGGCTGGATTATGCAAGGTTATGGAACGATGGCGGCGGAGGCGTTGGAACAATTGCATGACTTGCATGTGTCAGCGCCTACGCATGTTTTTATGCAGGCAGGCGTTGGGTCTGTGGCGGGAGCGGTACAAGGATATTTGGCAGCGACTTTGCCGGAATGTCTGCCGCGGACTGTAGTGGTTGAAGCTTCGCAAGCGGCTTGTTTGTATCGTTCAGTTCGACTCGGAGACGGAAAGCCGCATGCAGTAGGTGGCGCTATGAATACGATTATGGCAGGATTGGCCTGTGGCGAGCCCAATATAGGCGCATGGGAGATGCTACGGGATTATAGCGATTTCTTTTTTTCGTGTCCGGATTGGGTGGCTGCTAAGGGAATGAGGACGCTGGGAAACCCGTTGGCGGAGGATAAACGAATCATTTCCGGCGAGTCTGGGGCGGCGCCTCTGGGCTTGCTGGCGACATTAATGCAAGCAACCGATTTGGCGGCGGCAAAAGCCGCTTTGGGTCTTAATGAACAATCGCACGTGCTGCTGTTCAGCACGGAAGGAGATACCGATCCAGAGCAGTATCGACGTATTGTTTGGGATGGAGAATATCCAAGTTATGAAAAATGA
- a CDS encoding helix-turn-helix domain-containing protein, which yields MLGERIRAKRQEKGLTIRELAEGASLTQGFLSQVERGLAEPSITSLRKLSHMLDVPIFYFLMDEQKENLIVRKEERKIVRVGRGEVSFELLSPNLNKTIEMMIGRVKPGAVTCEEPLGHYGEENLLVAQGRMKIQIGEEFFDLQEGDSIYYLSTLPHKIWNEGDEELIFISAITPPVF from the coding sequence GTGCTGGGAGAACGTATTCGTGCTAAACGGCAAGAAAAAGGACTGACCATTCGCGAACTCGCGGAAGGAGCCTCTTTGACACAAGGCTTTTTAAGTCAGGTAGAACGAGGACTGGCAGAACCGTCCATTACTTCGCTGCGCAAGTTATCACATATGTTGGATGTGCCGATTTTCTACTTTCTAATGGATGAGCAAAAAGAGAATTTAATTGTTCGCAAGGAAGAACGCAAAATAGTACGAGTGGGACGAGGCGAGGTTTCCTTTGAACTGCTTTCGCCCAATTTGAACAAAACGATCGAAATGATGATAGGGCGAGTTAAGCCTGGCGCGGTTACTTGTGAAGAACCGCTGGGACATTATGGCGAGGAAAACTTGCTTGTGGCCCAGGGGAGAATGAAAATACAAATTGGTGAAGAATTTTTCGACTTGCAGGAAGGGGACAGTATTTACTATCTTTCTACGCTTCCGCACAAAATTTGGAATGAAGGCGATGAAGAATTGATTTTTATTTCCGCCATTACGCCGCCTGTTTTTTAA
- a CDS encoding ATP-binding cassette domain-containing protein: MKPYIVEMENICKSFGEVQVLRGITLRLHEGEKVVIIGPSGSGKSTILRCLNRLEPIQQGVIKFAGQEVTEKYDLCSLRTQIGMVFQRFNLFPHKTALENVMEAPLIVKKEKRDAARELAASLLEKVGLGDKCDRFPRELSGGQQQRVAIARALAMQPQIMLFDEPTSALDPELVGEVLEVMKELAVAGMTMVVVTHEMDFARQVADRVLFMDQGIIVEEGTPQDIFESPQQERTQSFLRRIRH; the protein is encoded by the coding sequence ATGAAGCCTTATATTGTGGAAATGGAAAACATCTGTAAGTCCTTTGGCGAGGTTCAGGTTCTGAGGGGGATTACCTTGCGTTTGCATGAGGGCGAAAAGGTGGTTATTATCGGCCCCAGCGGTTCTGGTAAAAGCACAATTCTCCGTTGTTTAAATCGACTAGAGCCCATTCAGCAGGGCGTTATTAAATTTGCCGGCCAAGAGGTAACGGAAAAATACGATTTATGCAGTTTGCGGACGCAAATCGGCATGGTGTTTCAACGGTTTAATCTCTTTCCCCATAAGACGGCTTTGGAAAATGTGATGGAGGCGCCGCTAATCGTCAAAAAGGAAAAGCGAGATGCTGCAAGGGAGCTGGCGGCATCGTTGCTGGAAAAAGTAGGGTTAGGAGATAAATGCGACCGCTTTCCCAGAGAACTTTCCGGTGGACAGCAGCAGCGCGTAGCCATTGCGCGCGCGCTGGCGATGCAACCGCAAATTATGTTGTTTGACGAACCGACATCAGCGCTGGATCCTGAATTAGTAGGAGAAGTATTAGAGGTAATGAAAGAGCTGGCGGTGGCGGGTATGACGATGGTTGTAGTGACCCATGAAATGGACTTTGCTAGGCAAGTGGCGGATCGAGTTTTGTTTATGGACCAGGGAATTATCGTGGAAGAAGGAACGCCTCAAGATATTTTTGAGTCGCCTCAACAGGAGCGTACCCAGTCCTTTTTGCGCCGCATTCGCCATTAA
- a CDS encoding amino acid ABC transporter permease — protein sequence MNLDYSIVLGKLPILLQGCLVTLQISLISLLLGMGFGIAGALCRISSNRYLNAISSFYVWVIRGTPLLVQLFILYFGLPQLGLKMDSMTAGIVGLAINTGAYVTEIFRAGIQAVDKGQLEAALSLGMNYRQALVRIIGPQAIKVCMPPMVNQFIITLKNSSIASLVTITELLRTGEQLIYTTFRSFEVYTVIALLYLIMNSVFMLVADNLEKRMAKL from the coding sequence ATGAACTTAGATTACTCGATTGTATTAGGAAAGCTTCCCATTTTGCTCCAAGGTTGTCTGGTTACATTGCAAATTTCCCTGATTTCGCTCTTGTTAGGAATGGGGTTCGGCATAGCGGGGGCGCTGTGCCGAATTTCCTCTAATCGCTATTTAAATGCGATTTCTTCCTTCTATGTTTGGGTGATTCGTGGAACCCCTTTGTTGGTACAGCTGTTTATTTTGTACTTCGGTCTGCCCCAATTGGGCCTGAAGATGGACAGTATGACAGCCGGCATTGTTGGTTTGGCTATTAATACAGGCGCATATGTAACCGAAATATTCCGGGCCGGCATTCAAGCTGTCGATAAGGGGCAACTGGAAGCGGCCTTGTCGCTGGGCATGAACTATCGGCAGGCATTGGTGCGCATTATTGGACCGCAGGCTATCAAAGTATGCATGCCGCCGATGGTGAACCAATTCATTATCACTTTGAAAAACTCGTCGATTGCTTCGCTGGTTACGATTACCGAGCTTTTGCGGACTGGTGAACAGTTAATTTACACAACTTTCCGCAGTTTTGAGGTGTATACGGTGATTGCGTTGTTGTATTTGATTATGAATTCCGTATTCATGCTGGTGGCTGACAATCTGGAAAAAAGGATGGCAAAGCTATGA
- a CDS encoding transporter substrate-binding domain-containing protein, which produces MRKYGKMIGVLLLMMLALGVLAGCGSDKPTAQKSRIDEIKQKGKLILATGNYRPFEYHDEKTNKIIGYDIDVAEAVAKKIGVPLEVQEMQFTSLIPTLQNGQADLVIAAMYITDQRREVVDFAEPYMDTGMVLVTMKNKTAINSVNDLAGKVVGVKTGATSEKVAQDIKAKGIDFEIKSYKETVDYLLDMENGRLDASINDLLNQLEYNKTHPDVRIVGDPFTKASLGIAVKKGDKELADVVNAVLKDMKQNGEADKLYKKWLTGEK; this is translated from the coding sequence ATGAGAAAATACGGAAAAATGATAGGGGTCCTCTTGCTGATGATGTTGGCGCTGGGAGTTCTTGCTGGTTGCGGCTCCGACAAACCGACGGCGCAAAAGAGCCGTATTGACGAAATTAAGCAAAAAGGGAAATTAATTCTGGCTACCGGCAACTACCGTCCTTTTGAATACCATGATGAGAAAACAAACAAAATTATTGGTTATGATATTGATGTGGCGGAAGCCGTGGCTAAGAAAATCGGCGTGCCGTTGGAAGTACAGGAAATGCAGTTTACCAGTTTGATTCCAACGCTACAGAACGGCCAGGCCGATTTGGTTATTGCAGCTATGTACATTACTGATCAACGCCGCGAAGTAGTTGATTTTGCCGAGCCTTATATGGATACTGGCATGGTGCTGGTTACAATGAAAAATAAGACCGCCATTAACAGCGTGAATGATTTGGCGGGCAAAGTAGTAGGGGTTAAAACTGGCGCTACCAGTGAAAAAGTAGCGCAGGACATTAAGGCCAAAGGCATTGATTTTGAAATCAAGAGCTATAAGGAAACCGTCGACTATCTGTTGGATATGGAAAATGGTCGCTTGGATGCATCGATTAATGACCTGTTGAATCAATTGGAATACAACAAAACGCATCCGGATGTGCGTATTGTTGGTGATCCTTTCACAAAAGCATCTTTGGGCATTGCGGTGAAAAAAGGCGATAAAGAGTTGGCGGATGTAGTTAATGCTGTGCTAAAAGATATGAAACAAAATGGAGAAGCGGACAAGCTTTATAAAAAATGGTTGACTGGAGAAAAATGA
- the msrA gene encoding peptide-methionine (S)-S-oxide reductase MsrA, translated as MEQRMKADEKEIYLAGGCFWGTEKYLSLIKGVVETEVGYANGPTAQPSYEEVCNGSGHAEAVRVVYQADEVSLNKILELFYEVIDPVSVNRQGFDVGVQYRSGVYYVQEEDREVVLQSLQTLQQRYEKPLAIEAAPLQNFYPAEEYHQKYLDKNPHGYCHIGEEEFQKVKMRCL; from the coding sequence ATGGAACAGCGAATGAAAGCGGATGAGAAAGAAATTTATCTAGCTGGAGGTTGCTTTTGGGGAACGGAAAAATACTTATCCTTAATCAAGGGTGTAGTCGAAACGGAAGTTGGCTATGCCAACGGACCAACAGCGCAGCCCAGTTATGAGGAGGTGTGCAACGGCAGTGGTCATGCTGAAGCCGTCCGAGTTGTTTATCAGGCAGACGAAGTATCTTTGAACAAAATTTTAGAGCTTTTTTATGAGGTGATTGATCCTGTATCGGTCAATCGCCAGGGCTTTGATGTAGGCGTGCAGTACCGAAGCGGTGTTTACTATGTGCAGGAAGAGGACCGGGAAGTAGTTTTGCAATCGCTGCAAACCTTGCAGCAGCGCTATGAGAAGCCTCTTGCTATTGAGGCGGCGCCGCTCCAAAATTTCTATCCGGCAGAAGAGTACCATCAAAAGTATTTGGATAAAAATCCTCACGGGTATTGCCATATTGGGGAAGAAGAATTTCAGAAGGTGAAAATGCGTTGCCTGTAA
- a CDS encoding PhzF family isomerase has protein sequence MRTYKVYQVDSFTTELFKGNPAGVVMNADGLNEAEMLAIARELNNSETAFLFSPDAPDHEVRIRYFTPLTEVPVCGHATIAAHYVRAVEGQMDSAVIMHKIGVGTLPVEIVRHNGSCSIIMTQGAISFDNPFNEEKRQRLLQALGLMEEDLDERCPVEVASTGHSKVMIGIQKRSKLDSLNPNLAALKALSAEINCNGYFVFTLDSQMEGVLSHGRMFAPAIGIAEDPVTGNANGPLGAYLVKHKLAVFEGAQFCFRGEQGNVIGRSGIVDVYVKVEKEEPVQVRIGGEAVIVFKTEMTL, from the coding sequence ATGCGTACATACAAGGTTTATCAGGTAGACTCCTTTACAACGGAGCTTTTCAAAGGGAATCCGGCTGGCGTTGTTATGAATGCGGACGGGTTGAACGAAGCAGAGATGCTGGCGATTGCCAGAGAGCTTAATAATTCCGAAACAGCGTTTTTATTTTCGCCGGACGCGCCGGATCATGAGGTGCGCATTCGCTATTTTACGCCGTTGACCGAGGTGCCTGTTTGCGGTCATGCGACCATTGCGGCTCATTATGTGCGTGCCGTAGAGGGGCAAATGGATTCCGCCGTTATTATGCATAAAATTGGCGTAGGAACGTTGCCGGTAGAGATTGTGCGTCACAACGGAAGCTGCTCTATCATTATGACCCAAGGCGCTATTTCCTTTGACAACCCGTTTAATGAGGAAAAGCGGCAGCGTCTTTTACAGGCGTTGGGGCTGATGGAAGAGGACTTGGATGAACGTTGCCCCGTGGAAGTGGCGTCTACGGGACATTCCAAAGTTATGATCGGAATTCAAAAACGAAGTAAGCTGGATTCGTTAAATCCCAATTTGGCTGCTTTAAAAGCATTAAGCGCCGAAATCAACTGTAACGGATATTTTGTGTTTACTCTTGACTCGCAAATGGAGGGCGTATTGTCACATGGACGTATGTTTGCGCCGGCTATTGGCATTGCGGAAGACCCGGTGACGGGGAATGCTAATGGTCCATTAGGCGCTTATCTTGTGAAGCACAAGTTAGCGGTCTTTGAAGGCGCTCAGTTCTGTTTTAGAGGCGAGCAAGGAAACGTCATTGGACGCAGCGGGATTGTCGATGTTTACGTAAAAGTGGAGAAAGAAGAACCGGTGCAAGTTCGTATTGGCGGCGAAGCGGTTATTGTTTTCAAAACGGAAATGACCCTGTAA